The following DNA comes from Cervus elaphus chromosome 8, mCerEla1.1, whole genome shotgun sequence.
TAGTATATACAATTCTACttctatgaaatatccagaataggtaaatccatagagtCAGAACAcagaggagtgggttgccagggaccGAAGTGGGGAGGGCAATTTGGGGGTAACTGACTAGTGAGTACCGAATGTTATTTGAGGGTTGTCAAATTGATGGAAATAGTTTGGAACTAGACAGAGGAGAGGGTTATACAATACTGTGAATGTGCTAAACACCACTGAaatgttcactttaaaatggttaaatttGTGTTATAAGAATatcaactcaatttttaaaaaggaagaagctaAGGGTTGGACTAGATGAGTTTTAAGGTCCCTTCTGTCCTGAGAATTGATGCCATGGGCGTTGGCCATGCTGACAAGCTCAAGACACCCCAGGGCTTCTGTCCCATTCCCCAGGATTCTCACCAGGGCCCAGAGCCTTTGGAGGGGCCCAAGACTCTTCTACCAGAAGAGGTGGTCTGCTACGCTGGCAAGGTCCCTGGCTTCCATGCCACAcaggcctgggttcaagtccGGGCTGCAGTTTCCTGTGTGACCCTGAACAAgtgacttgacctctctgaacctcagtctcctcttcAGTGTAGAAAAATCGGTTCTTCCGTGCAGGGCTGCTCTGAGGATGTAATGCGGCCCACTGTGGCAAAAGCACAGGCAGCCTGAATTCAGAAGCTCAAATGACTGAGAACCTTTGGACCAAAATCTCATACCACAGCAATCAAGACCCTAACTTCCCTGCCAGTTCTCAACACTCCAGACTCTGTGCGGCCTCTGGGCCTTTGCGTTCTGTCCCTTCCTCCTGGAACATTCTTGCCCCAGCCCTGTCTGATCCTTTGGGTCTCAGCCTAAACATCACTTCTCAGAGATTCCTCCCTTGTCTAGAAAACTTTTCTGGCAGGAGAGCGCCCCTCACAAAACCAGCCCTTGAAGCcccctttcatttcatttcatttcagccAGAGTGCTCCCCACAGCGTATAACCAGTTCCATTGACTTGCATGTTGACCCGTTTCTAGTCCCCCAGACCgtcagctccatgaaggcagggaccaTATCTGTCTTGTTCATCACTGTATCCCCAGCACCCAGAACAGGCTCTGGTGGATAAGACCCTCAGGGAACACAGGAAcaagtgaagaaatgaatgaacagaCCGTGGCCATGACCAACCGCATCGTCTTGTCCCCCGACAGGGAGCAGCTGAGACAGGGCCGTGATGAAGACCCCTCAGGGCAGCGTTtcggtgctgctgctgctgctgcttctgaatCTGCTCCGTGTCTCCCGGGCCCAGAGCAGCTGCATCGGGCCGTCCATCCCTGGCATCCCAGGCATTCCCGGGAAACCAGGCCCTGACGGCAAGCCTGGGACTCCAGGGACAAAGGGAGAGCAAGGTACTATGGACGCTGGGAACACACGAGCGTCACTCCCCAAGGCCCTGTCACCCACCTCCCAAGTCAGCGGCCCACCTTAGAGAGTGCAAAACACTTGCAAAGCCATCAGCTTGCTGAGCCCTTCACAATAACTTTGCAAGGAAGGGATTCTgattcccactttacaggtggGAAAACTGATGTCCAGAAAGGCTACTGACTTGCCCAAGGGAGCCCAGTAAATGTTGAAAGGGAAGtgttagcctctcagtcgtgtcccgactcttttgtggccccgtggactagagcctgccaggctcctctgtccgtggaattttccaggcaagaatactggaatgggttaccatttccttctccgggggatcttccctacccagggattgagcagattctttactgtctgagccactggggaagcccaatcaaTGTTGAGGCTAAGGCCAACCTTGGCTCTCTCACCACTAAATCCACTGTGGCCAGCGTCCTGGGGTACCTTCAGGGTCGGGGGCTTCAGCTCTCTGAACTGctctttcctcacctgtaaaatgaggatggtgCTCCTTTGTAGAGCTGTCAGTGGGTTCAAATGAAGCTGCCTGCCCCTCAAAGCCCCCTGTGAGATGTAGTTCACGCATTCATTTAACCACAGCCAACTGCTCTCATCACACAATTTCATTGAATCCTCACGAGCCCACAAAatatcatcatccccattttccagacGAGGAAGCTGAGCCTTGGGGAATGTGACTCAATCAAGGGGACACAACTAAGAATGGCAGAGGTGATGTAAGAAACACCTGCCTGTCCCCTGAGCCCACAGGAAACTCACAGTAACTAGTTACTCACAGTAACTATCCTCTGCCACTCTCCTGGAAGAAAAGGTTTTACATCTTGTGCCAAACCAAGGAGGGGTTTAGAGTGGTGGAATGCAAAGGGCTCGAATGCCCACTTCCAGATTTAGCAAAACACCACTCCCCACCCTGATGGGCATTGGTCCCCATTACCACCAAGCACATCCCAGATGTGgaaagctgggctggaaggagaCTCACAGGCCCACCAGCCTCCCATCCTCGTGTTCACAGATGGGACACAGAGGCCCGGAGGGAAGCAGGGGCCTATCTGAGGTTACCCAGTCAggctccctgcctcccagcccagccTCTTCCGGTCCTCAGCCATCTCTGGCCCCCTCATTCCTTTCATCTCTGCTTTTCCAGGGCTTCCAGGGCTAGTTAGACACCTCAACGAGAATGGCGAGAAGGGGGACCCAGGGTTTCCTGGGATGCCAGGAAAAGTCGGCCCCAAGGGCCCCGTTGGGCCCAAGGGTGTCCCAGGGCCTCCTGGAGCCCGCGGCCCCAAGGGTGAATCAGGAGACTACAGGGCCACGCAGAAAATTGCCTTCTCGGCCTCACGCACCATCAACCACCACCTGAAATCAGGCCAGCCCATCCGCTTCGACCATGTGATCACCAATGCCAATGAAAACTACCAGGCTCGGACCAGCAAGTTCACATGCAAGGTGCCCGGGCTCTACTTCTTCACCTACCACGCCAGCTCCCGAGGGCAGCTGTGCGTGGACATCATGCGAGGCCGGGAGGCGCCCCAGAAGGTGGTCACTTTCTGCGACTACGTCCAGAACACCTTCCAGGTCACCACGGGCAGCATTGTGCTcaagctggagaaggaagagaccGTCTTCCTGCAGGCCACCGACAAGAACGCCCTGGTGGGCATCGACGGCGCCAACAGCATCTTCTCCGGCTTCCTGCTCTTCCCTGACGCAGAGGCATGACCTGTGGGGTTgattcacccccacccccaccagccaaGCTCTCTTTCTCCCCAACACCCACCCCCATATCCCAGCCAAAGTGCACAGTAGGGCTCCATGGGcgttgctgaatgaatgagttaatAAAGTTTCCAAGGCCAAAGGATAGTGGTCTAATTCAACTCTGTGTCCCTGCAagtagcacacagtaggtgcttagaAATGTTGCTTGAATGCTGGTTGAATGACCAAACAATAAACGACCTCTGAAATGACTCTGAATGATTGAATAATAAATAACCTCTGAAAGCAGAGTGGgtagaagtcactcagtcgtgtccgactctttgcgaccccatgaaccatacagtccatggagttctccaggccagaatactggggtgggtagcctttcccttctcc
Coding sequences within:
- the C1QB gene encoding complement C1q subcomponent subunit B — protein: MKTPQGSVSVLLLLLLLNLLRVSRAQSSCIGPSIPGIPGIPGKPGPDGKPGTPGTKGEQGLPGLVRHLNENGEKGDPGFPGMPGKVGPKGPVGPKGVPGPPGARGPKGESGDYRATQKIAFSASRTINHHLKSGQPIRFDHVITNANENYQARTSKFTCKVPGLYFFTYHASSRGQLCVDIMRGREAPQKVVTFCDYVQNTFQVTTGSIVLKLEKEETVFLQATDKNALVGIDGANSIFSGFLLFPDAEA